A part of Cryptococcus decagattii chromosome 2, complete sequence genomic DNA contains:
- a CDS encoding nicotinate-nucleotide diphosphorylase (carboxylating), which translates to MSETDLKPGQNLAHLLPPSWSAEVQRWFAEDTPSFDWAGFVVGEEEQEAILWGKSGGVLAGVPFFDEVFKHVDCTVEWLMPEGSVVPSDGKTKVAIVRGKARQLLLGERVALNTLARCSGIATVSRRFRDLARAEGWKGVVAGTRKTTPGFRLVEKYGMMVGGVDPHRHDLSSMVMLKDNHIWATGSITSAIQAVRRVAGFSLLVNVECQDFTEADEAVTAGANIVMLDNMVGEDLHSAARRLKEKWQGKREFLIETSGGIVEGSLTGRVGPDIDILSTSAVHQSCPHVDFSLKIQPRKRS; encoded by the exons ATGTCCGAAACAGATCTCAAACCTGGTCAGAATTTGGcccatcttcttccgccttCTTGGAGTGCTGAAGTGCAAAGATGGTTTGCCGAAGATACTCCATCATTCGATTGGGCTGGCTTCGTTGtgggtgaagaggagcaagAAGCAATACTCTGGGGCAAAAGCGGT GGTGTGCTCGCCGGTGTGCCTTTTTTCGATGAAGTATTCAAGCATGTTGACTGCAC TGTGGAATGGCTCATGCCTGAGGGATCCGTTGTGCCGTCTGACGGCAAGACTAAGGTCGCCATTGTTCGAGGCAAAGCTCGGCAGCTTCTGTTGGGTGAGCGAGTTGCGCTAAACACATTGGCTAGGTGCAGTGGGATTGCAACCGT ATCAAGGAGGTTCCGCGATTTGGCAAGGGCGGAGGGTTGGAAGGGCGTCGTCGCCGGCACTAGGAAGACTACCCCAGGCTTCAGGCTGGTCGAGAAGTATGGAATGATGGTCGGTGGCGTAGACCCTCATCGACATGATTTGTCATCGATGGTCATGCTTAAAGACAATCATATCTGGGCAACTG GTTCAATCACTTCTGCTATCCAAGCTGTCCGCCGAGTTGCTggcttttcccttcttgtTAACGTCGAGTGCCAGGATTTCACAGAAGCGGATGAGGCCGTTACTGCAGGAGCTAATATCGTAATGTTGGACAACATGGTTGGGGAAGATTTACACTCTGCGGCGAGGCGACTCAAAGAGAAATGGCAGGGTAAGCGGGAATTTTTGATCGAAACCAGTGGTGGTATCGTAGAAGGCAGTCTGACTGGTCGGGTGGGACCTG ACATCGATATCCTATCAACATCAGCGGTACACCAGAGCTGCCCTCATGTGGACTTTTCGCTCAAGATTCAGCCTAGAAAGAGGTCTTAA
- a CDS encoding kynureninase, translating into MSSDIPTKEELVKWDQEDALNWTRGEFEIPNSKACGGEADGKAIYFCGNSLGLLSKKARQHIMEELDVWSTSSVTGHFKHPYQRPWKHVDEPLTPHLAKLVGAREEEIAHTSTLTSNMHNLFTSFYRPTEKRWKIMIEKGSFPSDWYAVHSHPRLHDKVLSPEQIDNAIIALVPREGEDTLRTEDILKVVDDNKDSIAIVWLPVVQYYTGQLFDISSISPKVHEIGALLGLDMAHGIGNVECKLNEWNVDFAVWCTYKYLNAGPAAIGGFYIRSGLDDGGRRLAGWWGNDASTRFHMSPNFQPTLGAKGYQHSCTPVLSSIPLLATLQLIEAAGFSNMVEKGRRLTGSLEALLKASRYYVHPADPKGKIGFKIITPAAPYRGTQLSLVIMPEEEHVMPKVFDRMLRMGLVGDERRPSVIRLSPVVLYNTFEEVGRAVKIVEEALREEEEERKR; encoded by the exons ATGTCCAGTGACATACCAACCAAAGAGGAGCTGGTCAAGTGGGACCAGGAAGATGCTCTCAACTGGACTCGAGGAGAATTTGAGATCCCAAACAGCAAAGCTTGTGGAGGTGAAGCAG ATGGAAAGGCAATTTACTTCTGCGGCAATTCTCTGGGTCTGCTCAGTAAGAAAGCCCGACAGCATATTATGGAAGAACTCGATGTCTGGTCCACTAG CTCTGTCACTGGCCACTTCAAGCACCCTTACCAACGGCCATGGAAACATGTAGATGAACCTCTTACTCCTCATCTTGCGAAACTGGTCGGAGctcgagaagaggaaattGCGCACACATCAACACTCACGAGCAATATGCACAATCTTTTTACCAGCTTCTATCGTCCCACAGAAAAAAGATGGAAAATAATGATTGAGAAGGGAAGTTTCCCGAGCGATTGG TATGCGGTTCATTCCCATCCGAGACTGCATGACAAAGTCCTCAGTCCCGAGCAGATTGACAATGCTATTATAGCATTGGTGCCACGTGAAGGCGAAGACACTCTCCGGACTGAAGACATTCTTAAAGTGGTAGATGATAATAAGGACTCA ATTGCCATAGTCTGGTTGCCTGTAGTCCAATACTATACGGGACAGCTGTTCGAcatttcttccatctcgCCGAAAGTTCATGAAATCGGTGCTCTCTTAGGGCTTGATATGGCGCATGGCATTGGCAATGTCGAATGCAAACTAAACGAGTGGAATGTCGACTTTGCCGTCTGGTGCACATACAA GTACTTAAACGCAGGTCCTGCAGCTATTGGAGGATTTTACATTCGCTCAGGATTGGACGACGGTGGCCGTCG CCTTGCTGGCTGGTGGGGCAACGATGCCAGCACACGTTTCCACATGTCCCCTAACTTCCAACCCACACTAGGTGCCAAAGGATATCAGCATTCTTGCACCCCGGTACTCTCGTCTATCCCTCTCCTAGCAACTCTTCAGCTCATTGAAGCTGCGGGGTTCTCTAATATGGTTGAAAAAGGCCGCCGGCTCACTGGTTCACTTGAGGCCCTTCTCAAAGCTTCACGATACTATGTTCATCCTGCGGACCCAAAAGGGAAGATCGGTTTTAAAATCATCACACCAGCTGCCCCTTATCGCGGAACTCAGCTGTCCTTAGTGATAATGCCCGAGGAAGAACATGTGATGCCAAAGGTTTTCGACAGAATGCTGAGAATGGGACTAGTGGGTGACGAAAGGCGACCAAGTGTCATTAGGCTTAGTCCTGTCGTGCTGTATAACACATTTGAGGAGGTTGGGAGAGCAGTGAAGATTGTTGAAGAAGCTTtaagagaagaggaggaagaaaggaagagatga
- a CDS encoding phosphate:H+ symporter yields the protein MSSQFEVEKTQANVSMSAGERRRAALAEIDEAKFSWFHAKACVVAGVGFFTDAYDIFSISIAATMIGYVYHNGGSNTSNQDLGIKVAHSIGTFFGQLAFGYLADHIGRKRMYGVELMVIIVGTLGQAVAGHAPGVNIYGVLIMWRFIMGIGIGGDYPVSSVITSEFAARKIRGRMMAAVFSAQGWGNFACAIVAVIVVAAYQSSIKSQPLDDLKAVDQAWRLIIGIGCVPAVIALYFRLTIPETPRYTMDVERNIKQASQDVDAYIATGEYVADSVQINDRAELPKASWSDFARHFGQWKNGKVLLGTAWSWFALDIAFYGLGLNSSTILSTIGFGSSTNLPTKQENIYQTLYNVAVGNIILSVGGLLPGYYFTMAFVDSWGRKPIQLMGFILLTIIFVCMGFGYDKMLSTDSGKKAFVFLYCMANFFQNFGPNSTTFIVPGEVFPTRYRSTAHGISAASGKLGAIVAQVGFSRLINIGGKNKFLKHILEIFALFMLTGIFSTLLLPETKNQSLEDLSQEDQEHFVRDSGVAIAAPKEQKTGTLSDDERV from the exons atGTCGAGCCAGTTCGAGGTTGAAAAGACGCAAGCCAATGTCTCGATGTCTGCCGGCGAAAGACGACGTGCTGCTCTTGCTGAAATTGATGAAGCCAAATTCTCCTGGTTCCACGCCAAGGCCTGTGTAGTTGCTG GTGTCGGATTTTTCACCGATGCTTATGACATcttttccatttccattGCGGCCACCATGATTGGCTACGTTTACCACAACGGTGGCTCTAACACCTCTAATCAGGATTTGGGTATCAAAGTTGCCCACTCTATTGGTACTTTCTTCGGTCAGCTTGCCTTTGGTTATCTTGCCGATCATATTGGCAGAAAAAGGATGTATGGTGTTGAATTG ATGGTCATCATTGTTGGTACTCTCGGTCAGGCGGTCGCTGGCCATGCTCCAGGCGTCAATATTTACGGTGTATTGATTATGTGGCGATTTATTATGG GTATTGGGATTGGCGGTGATTATCCGGTTTCTTCTGTCATCACTTCCGAGTTCGCCGCCCGTAAAATTCGAGGAAGAATGATGGCTGCTGTCTTCTCAGCTCAAGGCTGGGGAAACT TCGCTTGCGCTATCGTTGCAGTcattgttgttgctgcCTATCAGAGCTCTATCAAGTCCCAGCCGCTTGATGACTTAAAAGCTGTCGACCAAGCTTGGCGTCTGATCATAGGTATCGGCTGTGTTCCCGCTGTAATCGCCCTTTATTTCCGATTGACTATTCCCGAAACTCCTCGTTACACAATGGATGTTGAGCGAAACATCAAACAGGCTTCTCAAGATGTCGACGCGTACATTGCCACAGGTGAATACGTTGCGGACTCAGTACAAATCAATGATCGTGCCGAGCTCCCTAAGGCTTCATGGTCTGATTTCGCTCGTCATTTCGGGCAATGGAAGAACGGCAAGGTCTTACTTGGTACTGCTTGGTCATGGTTTGCCTTGGACATTGCGTTCTATGGACTAG GACTGAACTCATCTACTATTTTGTCAACTATCGGCTTTGGTTCTTCTACCAACCTTCCAACGAAACAAGAAAACATCTACCAAACATTATACAATGTTGCTGTCGGTAATATCATTTTGTCTGTTGGCGGACTACTT CCTGGATACTATTTCACGATGGCATTTGTGGACTCATGGGGTCGAAAGCCTATCCAGTTGATGGGATTCATACTTCTCACAATCATCTTTGTCTGTATGGGCTTCGGTTACGATAAAATGCTTTCTACCGACTCCGGAAAGAAAGCCTTTGTCTTCCTCTACTGCATGGCAAACTTTTTCCAA AATTTCGGTCCCAACTCTACTACTTTTATTGTTCCCGGAGAAGTGTTCCCTACTCGTTACCGATCAACTGCCCATGGTATCTCCGCCGCCTCAGGCAAGCTGGGCGCCATCGTTGCGCAGGTCGGATTTTCCAGGCTTATCAACATTGGTGGCAAGAACAAATTCCTCAAGCACATCTTGGAGATCTTCGCTTTGTTCATGCTTACCGGTATTTTCAGCACATTACTTCTTCCCGAGACTAAG AATCAAAGCCTTGAGGACTTGTCACAGGAAGATCAAGAACATTTTGTTAGGGACTCCGGTGTGGCAATTGCTGCCCCCAAGGAGCAAAAGACTGGCACTTTGTCGGACGATGAGAGGGTCTAA